The following proteins come from a genomic window of Corallococcus sp. NCRR:
- a CDS encoding non-ribosomal peptide synthetase: MSPASLIELLRLRSAEAPGHQGYTFLVDGESEEAALTYGEFDRQARAIGAWLQANGARGERALLLFPPGNEYLTAFFGCLYAGVVAVPAYPPDVTRLNRSLPRLEAMVRDARARFVLTTEMIHGMAGMLFEQAPELAGLTWVATDALAPGLEDGWKDPGVTGDALAFLQYTSGSTGSPKGVMLTHRNLLANLALIHRAFGHSRDSKGVIWLPPYHDMGLIGGLLQPLYGGFPVVLMSPIAFLQRPFRWLQAVSRYGATTSGGPNFAYDLCVRKVSAEERATLDLSRWKVAFNGAEPIRPETLERFHEAFAPQGFRREAFYPCYGLAESTLIVTGHALGTAPVTDGVNLVGSGRVLEGNTVRLVDARTGRECAPGEEGEIWVAGASVGQGYWERPEESARVFHARVEGAGPDDGRYLRTGDLGVLRGGELFVTGRIKDLIILRGRNLYPQDVESTTVRVHPALRPGCTAAFSVELEGEERLVIVQEVDARHAGTNLEALARSIREAVAQAHDAQAHDVVLIQAGSLPKTSSGKVQRYACRQAWLAGELEVLGQSTLQSSVPSVPTLSPEQLLAIPELERAAFLEASLVDAVAARLRLPRAHVDAERALISLGLDSLATVELKSDLDAWLGTDTSLARLMDAVSLRALARELVGTLGQRPLAPTVSGDALGRHPVSEGQKALWLAQRLAPESTANHLAFAVRFHTPADVPTLREALTRLVARHPALRTTFHLEHDGELVQQVHPASGGGLLRDATSLPLEDSPLRDALATEASRPFDLEQGPLLRASLYAHAGGGQVLLLAAHHLILDLWSLALLAEELHGLYPALKDGRASESPSPALRPSDFARWQRPFLEGPDGERLFSYWHKQLDGVPDVLELPTDRARPAVRAFRGAACTFRLDAELTRRLRALAREEGTTLFSLLLAAWQVLLARHAGQERFAVGSPAAGRTRSGLEDVVGYHVNPVALVADLSGDPSFRAHLGRVRRTVLEALEHQEYPFPLLVERLRRPRDASRSPLFQAVFAWEQPHRREELTPLVLGLPGVRVRFAGLEAESVPVELGTAQFDLALQMADAPSGLDGALRYDTDLFDADTAGRMVARFTCLLAGIAADSDQRVSALPLLPDAEQERVRTFSAGVPVSASFTPVHHAIAARAALAPEALAIASDGRQWTYGMLEQQARVLARRLRQLGVGPDVRAGVLMHRSPEQVLALLGILKAGGAYVPLDPDAPQARLEALLEDVGAAVVLTTPELRSRLPASVQVLDDVTAQAHGVVNTSPEQHPRVPASVRVLDDVTASAHGAPDTELDSTPDAAHLAYVIYTSGSTGRPKGVQLTHGGLAHFAGWYQRTFALSPADRATHLSTPVFDASVLEVWPALISGASLHLPGDDVRALPERLVEWLAAERITHTFLTTALAEGVLGQQWPETLTLRELTTGGDQLRRRPSARTPFRVTNLYGPTEGTVAATFAPVGSGDAASGLPTIGRPLDGMHVHVLDASLRPQPLGVAGELCIGGPGVARGYLDRPDLTARAFVPDPFSTVPGARLYRTGDLARVLPDGELQFLGRLDHQVKLRGFRIELGEIESVLQRHPDVRQCVVAVRDEPPTGKRLVAYVVAAPDAALTGATLREHVRRELPEVMCPAAFVLLPALPLTPTGKVDRQALPAPELESPTSPEDAAPRTATEQKLAGLWTELLGGTVGLHEDWFALGGHSLLAARLLARVREVFGVELPLRTLFEAPTVASLAARIDGGVRAPTPGPALKHRPDRAPEAPLSYAQERLWFLDQLEPGDARYHLPAAVRLQGPLDVAALRRGLDEVVRRHEALRTTFSQHQGRATQRVHAHVPFELPEVDLSNLSPTARDAEVHQLAKQEARAPFSLAQGPLLRGRLLRLGTDEHVLLLTLHHIVADGESVAVLLRELGALYVAFSMGAPPALAPLPLQYIDFALWQREWLADGVLERQLAHWKQRLAGAPGVLELPTDRPRPAVRTLAGGRHAVHLPAALAGGLAELGRSEGATPFMTLLAAFQMLLLRYTGQDDLVVGCPLSNRTRVETEGLIGFFVNTLPLRTDASGNPTFRQLLGRVRESVLAAHEHQDVPFEKLVEALAVERDLGRTPLFQVAFSYQDAPLPSRALQGLHLTLLESESAPAKFDLDLALERGEDGGLTARFEYDADLFDAASIARLAEHFHVLLSSIAADPDGHVGDLALMTAEERTTLLHGWNPRPVAPPSHVSVHARFGAWAERTPDALAVAFAGEALTYGQLEARANRLAWHLRDLGVGPDVPVVLCLERSTAFVEAALGVLKAGGAYVPLDPSAPPERLQSILEDVRAPVLLASRNTAALTLPPGCQCLLAEDGFGATGAPAHAPPELTGPRHLAYVIYTSGSTGRPKGVELEHAGLAHLVDWHQRTYALTPEDRTTQAAGPAFDAAVWELWPTLAAGASLHIVDDEVRALPERLVAWLTGERITRCFLPTPLAEAVLTQPWPANTALRTLLTGGDRLHRGAPEGTPFQLINHYGPTECTVVATCGPVSAGAVNPPIGRPIANTQAYVLDARQQPVPVGVPGELWLGGLGLARGYLNHPELTARAFVPHPFDARDGARLYRTGDRVRFLPDGALEFLGRTDAQVKLRGLRIELGEVESLALEHPAVRQAIATVREDGPGGKRLVLHAVVAPGQACTEGDLKAHLRRRLPESVMPSAIMFLDALPLTLNGKVDRRALPAPDATPRADGVAPRDATEQRLADIWTELLGTPRVGVHDDFFELGGNSLLATQVISRVRESFGVDVPLRSAFEARTVAALAQVVSRQAEVRKQPLLTARAPAEAPPQVEGLSEAELDALIAELESGEIES, from the coding sequence ATGTCACCGGCGAGCCTGATTGAACTCCTGCGTCTACGTTCAGCCGAGGCGCCAGGACATCAGGGCTACACCTTCCTGGTGGATGGTGAATCCGAGGAAGCGGCGCTCACCTATGGCGAGTTCGACCGGCAGGCGCGTGCCATTGGCGCGTGGCTCCAGGCGAACGGGGCGCGGGGAGAGCGGGCGCTGCTCCTGTTCCCGCCGGGCAACGAGTACCTGACGGCCTTCTTCGGGTGCCTCTACGCGGGCGTGGTGGCGGTGCCGGCGTATCCGCCGGACGTGACGCGCCTCAACCGCAGCCTGCCGCGCCTGGAGGCGATGGTGCGGGATGCGCGGGCGCGCTTCGTGCTCACCACGGAGATGATCCACGGCATGGCCGGGATGCTCTTCGAGCAGGCGCCGGAGCTGGCGGGGCTCACCTGGGTGGCCACGGACGCGCTGGCGCCGGGGCTGGAGGACGGGTGGAAGGACCCGGGCGTCACGGGGGACGCGCTGGCGTTCCTCCAGTACACGTCCGGCTCCACGGGCAGCCCCAAGGGCGTGATGCTGACGCATCGCAACCTGCTGGCGAACCTGGCGCTCATCCACCGCGCGTTCGGCCACTCGCGCGACAGCAAGGGCGTCATCTGGCTGCCGCCGTACCACGACATGGGGCTCATCGGCGGGCTGCTCCAGCCGCTCTACGGCGGCTTCCCCGTCGTGCTGATGTCGCCCATCGCGTTCCTGCAGCGGCCGTTCCGCTGGCTCCAGGCGGTGTCGCGCTACGGGGCCACGACGAGCGGCGGCCCCAACTTCGCCTACGACCTGTGCGTCCGGAAGGTGAGCGCCGAGGAGCGCGCGACGCTGGACCTGAGCCGCTGGAAGGTGGCCTTCAACGGCGCGGAGCCCATCCGGCCGGAGACGCTGGAGCGCTTCCACGAAGCCTTCGCGCCGCAGGGCTTCCGCAGGGAGGCCTTCTACCCCTGCTACGGGCTGGCCGAGTCGACGCTCATCGTCACCGGGCACGCGCTGGGCACGGCGCCGGTGACGGACGGCGTGAACCTGGTGGGCTCCGGCCGGGTGCTGGAGGGGAACACGGTGCGGCTGGTGGACGCGCGCACCGGCCGCGAGTGCGCGCCCGGCGAGGAGGGGGAGATCTGGGTGGCGGGCGCCAGCGTGGGCCAGGGCTACTGGGAGCGGCCGGAGGAGAGCGCGCGCGTCTTCCACGCGCGGGTGGAGGGGGCGGGCCCGGACGATGGGCGCTACCTGCGCACCGGCGACCTGGGCGTGCTGCGCGGCGGTGAGCTGTTCGTCACCGGGCGCATCAAGGACCTCATCATCCTGCGCGGGCGCAACCTGTACCCGCAGGACGTGGAGTCCACCACGGTGCGCGTGCACCCCGCGCTGCGGCCGGGCTGCACCGCGGCGTTCTCCGTGGAGCTGGAGGGCGAGGAGCGGCTGGTCATCGTGCAGGAGGTGGACGCGCGCCACGCCGGCACGAACCTGGAGGCGCTGGCCCGGAGCATCCGCGAGGCCGTGGCGCAGGCGCACGACGCGCAGGCGCACGACGTGGTGCTCATCCAGGCGGGCTCGCTGCCGAAGACGTCCAGCGGCAAGGTGCAGCGCTACGCGTGCCGTCAGGCGTGGCTCGCCGGGGAGCTGGAGGTGCTGGGGCAGAGCACGCTCCAGTCCTCCGTCCCGTCCGTGCCCACGCTGAGCCCGGAGCAGCTGCTCGCGATTCCTGAGTTGGAGCGCGCGGCGTTCCTGGAGGCGTCGCTGGTGGACGCGGTGGCGGCGCGGCTGCGCCTTCCCCGCGCGCACGTCGACGCGGAGCGGGCGCTCATCAGCCTGGGGCTGGACTCGCTGGCGACGGTGGAGCTCAAGAGCGACCTGGACGCGTGGCTGGGCACGGACACGTCCCTGGCGCGGCTGATGGACGCGGTGAGCCTGCGGGCCCTGGCGCGGGAGCTGGTGGGCACGTTGGGGCAGCGGCCGCTCGCGCCCACGGTGTCGGGGGACGCACTGGGACGCCACCCGGTGTCCGAGGGACAGAAGGCGCTCTGGCTGGCGCAGCGCCTGGCGCCGGAGAGCACCGCGAACCACCTGGCCTTCGCAGTGCGCTTCCACACGCCGGCGGATGTGCCCACGCTGCGTGAGGCGCTGACGCGGCTGGTGGCACGGCACCCGGCCCTGCGCACCACCTTCCACCTGGAGCACGACGGTGAGCTCGTGCAGCAGGTGCACCCGGCCAGTGGCGGTGGGCTCCTGAGGGACGCGACTTCGCTTCCGCTGGAGGACTCTCCGCTGCGGGACGCGCTCGCCACGGAGGCTTCTCGCCCGTTCGACCTGGAGCAGGGGCCGCTCTTGCGCGCCTCGCTGTACGCCCACGCGGGCGGTGGCCAGGTGCTGCTGCTCGCGGCGCACCACCTCATCCTGGACCTGTGGTCGCTGGCGCTGCTCGCTGAAGAGCTGCACGGGCTCTATCCCGCGTTGAAGGATGGACGGGCTTCCGAGTCCCCCTCTCCGGCCCTGCGGCCCTCGGACTTCGCCCGCTGGCAGCGCCCGTTCCTGGAGGGCCCGGACGGTGAGCGGCTGTTCTCGTACTGGCACAAGCAGCTGGACGGCGTTCCGGACGTGCTGGAGCTGCCCACCGACCGCGCCCGTCCGGCGGTGCGCGCGTTCCGGGGTGCAGCGTGCACCTTCCGGCTGGACGCGGAGCTGACGCGGCGGCTGCGTGCGCTGGCGCGTGAAGAGGGCACGACGCTGTTCTCGCTGCTGCTCGCCGCGTGGCAGGTCCTGCTCGCGCGGCATGCGGGGCAGGAGCGCTTCGCGGTCGGCTCGCCCGCGGCAGGGCGCACGCGCTCGGGTCTGGAGGACGTGGTCGGCTACCACGTCAACCCGGTGGCGCTGGTCGCGGACCTGTCCGGGGACCCGTCCTTCCGCGCGCACCTGGGCCGGGTCCGGCGCACGGTGCTGGAGGCGCTGGAGCACCAAGAGTATCCCTTCCCCCTGCTCGTGGAGCGGCTGCGGCGTCCGCGTGACGCCAGCCGGTCTCCGTTGTTCCAGGCGGTGTTCGCCTGGGAGCAGCCGCACCGGCGCGAGGAGCTGACTCCGCTGGTGCTGGGCCTGCCTGGCGTGCGCGTGCGCTTCGCGGGGCTGGAGGCGGAGAGCGTGCCGGTGGAGCTGGGCACGGCGCAGTTCGACCTCGCGCTCCAGATGGCGGATGCGCCGAGCGGGCTGGACGGCGCGCTCCGCTACGACACGGACCTCTTCGACGCGGACACGGCGGGCCGCATGGTGGCGCGCTTCACGTGCCTGCTCGCGGGCATCGCGGCGGACTCGGACCAGCGCGTGTCGGCCCTGCCGCTGCTGCCGGACGCGGAGCAGGAGCGCGTGCGCACATTCAGCGCGGGAGTTCCGGTGTCCGCGTCCTTCACGCCTGTTCACCACGCCATCGCGGCCCGTGCCGCGCTCGCGCCCGAAGCGTTGGCCATCGCCTCGGATGGACGACAGTGGACGTACGGAATGCTGGAGCAGCAGGCCCGCGTGCTCGCGCGAAGGCTGCGCCAGCTGGGCGTGGGGCCGGACGTGCGCGCCGGTGTGCTGATGCACCGCTCGCCGGAGCAGGTGCTGGCGCTGCTGGGCATCCTCAAGGCGGGCGGTGCGTACGTGCCGCTGGATCCGGACGCACCGCAGGCGCGGCTGGAAGCACTGTTGGAGGACGTGGGCGCGGCGGTGGTGCTCACGACTCCAGAGCTGCGTTCACGACTGCCCGCGTCCGTGCAGGTGCTGGACGACGTGACGGCTCAGGCCCACGGCGTCGTGAACACCTCACCGGAACAGCATCCACGAGTGCCCGCGTCCGTGCGGGTGCTGGACGACGTGACGGCTTCGGCCCACGGCGCGCCGGACACCGAGCTGGACTCCACTCCCGACGCGGCCCACCTCGCCTACGTCATCTACACGTCCGGCTCCACTGGGCGTCCCAAGGGCGTGCAGCTCACGCACGGTGGCCTGGCCCACTTCGCGGGTTGGTACCAGCGGACCTTCGCGCTGTCGCCCGCGGACCGGGCCACGCATCTGTCCACGCCGGTCTTCGACGCGTCCGTGCTGGAGGTGTGGCCCGCGCTCATCTCGGGCGCCAGCCTGCACCTGCCCGGCGATGACGTGCGCGCCCTGCCGGAGCGGCTCGTCGAGTGGCTCGCCGCCGAGCGCATCACGCACACCTTCCTCACCACCGCCCTCGCGGAGGGCGTGCTCGGACAACAGTGGCCCGAGACGCTCACGCTGCGCGAGCTGACCACCGGCGGAGACCAACTGCGTCGGCGGCCCTCCGCGCGCACTCCCTTCCGCGTCACCAACCTCTACGGCCCCACCGAAGGCACCGTGGCGGCCACCTTCGCCCCGGTCGGATCCGGGGACGCGGCGTCCGGCCTGCCCACCATCGGCCGGCCTCTGGACGGCATGCACGTGCACGTGCTCGACGCGTCGCTGCGGCCCCAACCGCTGGGTGTCGCGGGTGAGCTGTGCATCGGTGGGCCGGGCGTGGCTCGCGGCTATCTGGACCGCCCCGACCTCACCGCTCGCGCCTTCGTGCCGGATCCCTTCAGCACGGTTCCCGGCGCGCGCCTGTACCGGACCGGCGACCTCGCGCGCGTGCTGCCGGACGGCGAGCTCCAGTTCCTGGGCCGGCTCGACCATCAGGTGAAGCTGCGCGGCTTCCGCATCGAGCTGGGGGAGATCGAATCCGTCCTCCAGCGTCACCCGGACGTGCGGCAGTGCGTGGTCGCGGTGCGCGACGAGCCTCCCACGGGCAAGCGCCTCGTCGCCTACGTCGTCGCCGCGCCGGACGCGGCGCTCACCGGAGCCACGCTGCGCGAGCACGTGCGCCGCGAGCTGCCGGAGGTGATGTGCCCCGCGGCCTTCGTGCTCCTGCCCGCGCTGCCGCTGACCCCTACGGGCAAGGTGGACCGTCAGGCCCTGCCCGCGCCCGAGCTGGAGAGTCCCACGTCCCCCGAGGACGCGGCGCCGCGCACCGCCACGGAGCAGAAGCTCGCGGGCCTCTGGACCGAACTGCTCGGCGGCACCGTGGGCCTGCACGAGGACTGGTTCGCGCTCGGCGGCCACTCGCTGCTGGCCGCGCGGCTGCTCGCCCGTGTGCGCGAGGTGTTCGGGGTGGAGTTGCCCCTGCGCACACTGTTCGAGGCGCCCACGGTGGCCTCGCTCGCCGCGCGCATCGACGGAGGCGTGCGCGCTCCGACTCCCGGTCCCGCGCTGAAGCACCGGCCGGACCGTGCGCCGGAAGCGCCGCTGTCCTACGCGCAGGAGCGGCTGTGGTTCCTGGACCAACTGGAGCCCGGCGACGCGCGCTACCACCTACCCGCGGCGGTGCGCCTCCAGGGCCCACTGGACGTCGCGGCGCTGCGCCGAGGCCTCGATGAAGTGGTCCGTCGCCACGAGGCGCTGCGCACCACCTTCTCCCAGCACCAGGGCCGCGCCACCCAGCGGGTCCACGCACACGTCCCCTTCGAACTGCCCGAAGTCGACCTGAGCAACCTGTCCCCGACTGCGCGCGACGCGGAGGTGCACCAGCTCGCGAAGCAGGAGGCCCGCGCTCCGTTCTCGCTCGCCCAGGGCCCTCTGCTGCGCGGCCGTCTGCTGCGGCTGGGCACGGACGAGCACGTGCTGCTGCTCACGCTCCACCACATCGTCGCGGATGGCGAGTCCGTCGCCGTGCTGCTGAGGGAGCTGGGCGCGCTCTACGTCGCGTTCTCCATGGGCGCGCCTCCGGCGCTCGCGCCGCTGCCGCTCCAGTACATCGACTTCGCGCTGTGGCAGCGCGAGTGGCTGGCGGACGGCGTGCTGGAGCGTCAGCTCGCGCACTGGAAGCAGCGGCTCGCGGGCGCCCCTGGCGTCCTGGAGCTGCCCACGGACCGGCCCCGGCCCGCGGTGCGGACACTCGCGGGCGGCCGTCACGCGGTCCATCTCCCGGCGGCGCTCGCCGGAGGACTCGCGGAGCTGGGCCGGAGCGAAGGCGCCACGCCGTTCATGACGCTGCTGGCGGCGTTCCAGATGCTGCTGCTGCGCTACACGGGCCAGGACGACCTCGTCGTGGGCTGCCCGCTGTCCAACCGCACGCGCGTGGAGACCGAAGGGCTCATCGGCTTCTTCGTCAACACGCTGCCCCTGCGCACGGACGCCTCCGGCAACCCCACCTTCCGCCAGCTGCTGGGCCGGGTGCGCGAGTCCGTGCTCGCGGCGCACGAGCACCAGGACGTGCCCTTCGAGAAGCTGGTCGAAGCGCTCGCGGTGGAGCGCGACCTGGGCCGCACGCCGCTCTTCCAGGTCGCGTTCTCCTACCAGGACGCGCCCCTGCCCTCCCGCGCCCTCCAGGGGCTGCACCTGACGCTGCTGGAGTCCGAGTCCGCTCCGGCGAAGTTCGACCTGGATCTCGCGCTGGAGCGCGGCGAGGACGGCGGGCTGACCGCGCGCTTCGAATACGACGCGGACCTCTTCGACGCGGCCTCCATCGCGCGCCTCGCGGAGCACTTCCACGTGCTGCTCTCCAGCATCGCGGCGGATCCCGACGGCCACGTGGGCGACCTGGCCCTGATGACGGCCGAGGAGCGGACCACGCTGCTCCACGGGTGGAACCCGCGCCCGGTGGCGCCGCCGTCCCACGTCTCCGTGCACGCGCGCTTCGGAGCCTGGGCGGAGCGCACGCCGGACGCGCTCGCGGTGGCCTTCGCGGGCGAGGCGCTCACCTACGGTCAGCTCGAAGCCCGCGCGAACCGGCTGGCCTGGCACCTGCGAGACCTGGGCGTGGGGCCTGACGTGCCCGTCGTGCTCTGCCTGGAGCGCTCGACCGCGTTCGTCGAAGCGGCGCTGGGCGTGCTCAAGGCCGGCGGCGCCTACGTTCCGCTGGACCCCTCCGCGCCCCCGGAGCGGCTCCAGTCCATCCTGGAGGACGTCCGCGCGCCGGTGCTCCTGGCTTCGCGAAACACCGCCGCACTGACGCTTCCGCCGGGCTGCCAGTGCCTGCTCGCGGAGGACGGCTTCGGCGCCACCGGTGCGCCCGCGCACGCCCCGCCGGAGCTCACGGGTCCGCGCCACCTGGCGTACGTCATCTACACGTCGGGCTCCACCGGCCGCCCCAAGGGCGTGGAGCTGGAGCACGCGGGCCTGGCCCACCTGGTGGACTGGCACCAGCGGACCTACGCGCTGACGCCGGAGGACCGCACGACCCAGGCCGCCGGGCCCGCGTTCGACGCCGCGGTGTGGGAGCTGTGGCCCACCCTCGCTGCCGGCGCCAGCCTCCACATCGTGGATGACGAGGTGCGCGCCCTGCCGGAGCGCCTCGTCGCGTGGCTCACCGGGGAGCGCATCACCCGCTGCTTCCTGCCCACGCCGCTCGCGGAGGCGGTGCTCACGCAGCCTTGGCCCGCGAATACCGCGCTGCGCACGTTGCTCACCGGCGGAGACCGGCTGCACCGGGGCGCGCCCGAAGGCACCCCGTTCCAGCTGATCAACCACTACGGCCCCACCGAGTGCACGGTCGTCGCCACCTGCGGCCCGGTGTCCGCAGGCGCGGTGAACCCGCCCATCGGGCGTCCCATCGCGAACACCCAGGCCTACGTCCTGGACGCGCGCCAGCAGCCCGTCCCCGTGGGCGTCCCTGGCGAGCTGTGGCTGGGCGGCCTGGGGCTCGCTCGCGGCTACCTGAACCACCCGGAGCTCACCGCGCGCGCCTTCGTGCCCCACCCCTTCGACGCGCGCGACGGCGCCCGCCTCTACCGCACCGGGGACCGGGTCCGCTTCCTGCCGGACGGAGCGCTCGAGTTCCTGGGCCGCACCGACGCGCAGGTGAAGCTGCGCGGCCTGCGCATCGAGCTGGGCGAGGTGGAGTCGCTCGCGCTGGAGCACCCCGCCGTGCGACAGGCCATCGCCACGGTCCGCGAGGACGGGCCTGGCGGCAAGCGGCTGGTGCTCCACGCCGTGGTGGCGCCGGGCCAGGCGTGCACGGAAGGCGACCTCAAGGCCCACCTGCGCCGCCGGCTGCCGGAGTCCGTGATGCCGTCCGCCATCATGTTCCTGGACGCGCTCCCGCTCACCCTCAACGGGAAGGTGGACCGGCGCGCGCTGCCCGCGCCGGACGCCACGCCCCGCGCGGACGGCGTGGCGCCTCGGGACGCCACGGAGCAGCGGCTGGCGGACATCTGGACGGAGCTGCTCGGGACGCCCCGGGTGGGCGTCCACGACGACTTCTTCGAGCTGGGCGGCAACTCGCTGCTCGCCACCCAGGTCATCTCGCGCGTGCGCGAGTCCTTCGGCGTGGACGTGCCCCTGCGCAGCGCCTTCGAGGCGCGCACCGTGGCCGCGCTCGCGCAGGTCGTCTCAAGGCAGGCGGAGGTCCGGAAGCAACCCCTCCTCACGGCACGCGCACCAGCAGAGGCGCCGCCCCAGGTGGAGGGGCTGTCCGAAGCGGAGCTGGACGCACTCATCGCGGAGCTCGAAAGCGGAGAAATCGAATCATGA
- a CDS encoding cupin-like domain-containing protein: MYENIERIKAPTREVFLDEYVRKQKPVIITNLFDGQPISRLSSLDIARRELGDMPVVVQEGHEEYFTRMLSMLISKDFTFEDIGKNQSTVNGYLEMVAKDPDSRLVCAEVPRSMIQKVEAGYTIPEYCHPDPGEPDEYTSMLWLGNTGNFTHMHFDADYKNIFQYQLWGEKRVVLVPPTSSRKILPMRNNSALSPEGLSQEENDNFVRYVGGYQAVVRTGETLFMPALMWHYFEYMDTSMALTMRFRRNKYLRFLAENFHTDYRLQHIAWKLANERGVDEQGRQAFARLEAEFRKPMDNPMEKANHLQKAINEIYASYCTDGLKGDLSRPFLEEIRGAIRNMDVLAGSLYSDERPTV; the protein is encoded by the coding sequence ATGTACGAGAACATCGAGCGCATCAAGGCCCCTACTCGCGAAGTCTTCCTCGACGAGTACGTGCGGAAGCAGAAGCCCGTCATCATCACGAACCTGTTCGACGGGCAGCCCATCAGCCGGCTGTCCAGCCTGGACATCGCCCGCAGGGAACTGGGGGACATGCCCGTCGTGGTGCAGGAGGGCCACGAGGAATACTTCACCCGCATGCTGTCGATGCTCATCTCCAAGGACTTCACCTTCGAGGACATCGGGAAGAACCAGAGCACGGTGAACGGCTATCTGGAGATGGTGGCAAAGGACCCTGACAGCCGGCTGGTCTGCGCGGAGGTCCCCCGGTCGATGATCCAGAAGGTGGAGGCGGGATACACCATCCCCGAGTACTGCCATCCGGACCCGGGAGAGCCCGACGAGTACACGTCGATGCTGTGGTTGGGGAACACGGGCAACTTCACCCACATGCACTTCGACGCGGACTACAAGAACATCTTCCAGTACCAGCTCTGGGGGGAGAAACGCGTGGTGCTGGTCCCGCCCACGTCGTCGCGGAAGATCCTGCCCATGCGTAACAACAGTGCGCTCAGCCCGGAAGGACTCAGCCAGGAGGAAAATGACAACTTTGTCCGCTACGTCGGGGGTTATCAGGCGGTGGTGCGCACCGGCGAGACGCTCTTCATGCCCGCGCTGATGTGGCACTACTTCGAGTACATGGACACCAGCATGGCGCTGACCATGCGCTTCCGCCGCAACAAGTACCTGCGCTTCCTGGCGGAGAACTTCCACACCGACTACCGGCTCCAGCACATCGCCTGGAAGCTGGCCAACGAGCGCGGCGTGGACGAGCAGGGCCGCCAGGCCTTCGCGCGGCTGGAGGCGGAGTTCCGCAAGCCCATGGACAACCCCATGGAGAAGGCGAACCACCTCCAGAAGGCAATCAATGAGATCTACGCCAGCTACTGTACGGATGGCCTGAAGGGCGACCTGAGCCGTCCCTTCCTGGAAGAGATTCGCGGCGCCATCCGGAACATGGATGTGCTGGCGGGTTCTCTGTATTCAGACGAACGGCCTACTGTCTGA